The Opitutus sp. DNA window TTGCTTGGCCAAATTGCCGACTTCATCGGCGACCACGGAAAAGCCCCTGCCGGCTTCTCCGGCGCGGGCAGCTTCGACCGCCGCATTGAGCGCGAGCAGATTTGTTTTGAAGGCGATCGCATCGATGCTTTTGACGATTTTAACCGTCTGGTCGGCGGTGGCTTTGATCTGCTGGATGGCTTGGCTCAGTGCGTCCACGGCATGGGCGCCCTTCTCGTTCGATTCCAGTCCTTCAGCGGTGATCACGGCCGCGGTGATGGTGTTGGTGGCGGTCCGTTTAACCATCGACGACATCTGGGTGATGCTGGCGGCGGTTTCTTCTAGGGCGGCGGCCGACTGAGAGGTGGCAGCCGCCAAGGTTTCGCCGCCCGCAGTCAAGCGCCCAGAGGATTCAACGGCATTCTTGGCGCAGTCGGTGAGTTGCGCCACCAGCAGACTGAGCCGACGGGAAATTTTCCGCGAATAAACGGCGGCGGTCAGCAACCCAAGAATGACACAGGAGCCGAGGGCGAAAAACGACACGCGGATGACGCGATCATTGGCGGCGACCATCCCTGAAAACGAGTCACCGCTCGCCTCCAACTTGGTGCGCGACACGTCCATGGCCGCGCCGGCTTCGGTGATGGTTTTGCCCAGTTCGCCAATCTGCCGGTTGATGGCCGCATCCTGCTCCTGTTTGGCGAGCACGAGGGCGGACATCTCGGCGCAGATTGCACTCAAGCGATCACTCAGGGTGAGCGCCTTCGCTTTTGCCTTGGTGAAATTTGCATTCCCGAGCACCCGGTCGTCGCCGAGGAAGGCATCCGAGGCGGCGGTGATGTTTTGACCGCAGGCATCGATGGCTGCGGGCATATTGGCGAGCTCCCACTTCGGCTCCGCCACCTTGAGCAGGGCGGCCATGATTTTGTCCAACCGCTTGCGGGTCGTACCGGCCTTGCGCTCGGACTCGGCCGATTGGCTCAAGGCGATCTCGGTTAGCCAAAAGTTCAGTTGCACAAACTCCCTATCCAGCTCCATCGCTAATTGGCGTTTGGTGAGGGCCTGAGCGATCGCGGCTGAAAGTTTTTCGCGTTGCTCGAGTAACACGCTCTGCTGCTGCACGAGCTTGGCCTGCGCCAGGATGGAGTGCGCTTGTTGCTGTACGTTGTCGTTTTGGCTGGTGACCAGTGAGCGGACCAGCGTGCCGTTGTGGTACATGGTCCACAGCACGGCGCCCCCGACCCCGGCCACGGCGGCGATGACCAGCGCGAACATGAGCAGGATACTGACCGTGAGGGAAAGACGTTTAAGCATGGGTAGTTTTTCCCGTGAAAACTGGGCGTGTAAAAGGGCTGCTGACGGGAGGCGGTGCCTATTCAAGAGCACGCCTCCTGCACGTTATTTTTTAGCAGCTAAGAGCGCATCGACCTGCGCCTGGACTTGGTTGTACATGGCGGTCGAAGCAGCCACCAGTGAGTCGATGTGTTTACGGTGCTCGTCGTAGAAGGGTAACAACTCTTGGCGGGCCACTTTTTTAGCGTCTTCCACTGCACCCTTGGCGATGGCAGGCAGGAACGTGTCGTTACGGATGGCGAAAAACTTCAGCGCTGGTTCGTAGGACGCCTTGAGGGTCAAATCCTTGATCGCCTGCGCAGCGGGTGAGTCGGCCGCTAGATCAGTTGTCCAGAAGGCGATGCGTTCTTTGTATCCGGCCATCTCGCCTTTGGCGCTATCGCCGGCCTCGAGTTGGCGACCGTACTCGACCAGGCCGTCGAGCACGGCTTTATCGTTGGTATCGATGGTGCCGTCAGCCATAGCGATTTCGGTTTCATCGATCTGCTGTAACACCGTGAGGTAGGATTCGATAATGTAGGCGGGTGGCGGCAAGATATCCGCAACCAAATCCTTCATCTGGATAACCTTATTATACAGATCGCCCTTGATTTGAATGCTGGCAAAGGAGGCGTTTTTCGCTGAGTCGGCAAGCAGGTCGGAAACGTCCTTTTCGATCTTCTCGTTGACCCGACGGGAGCGGCTTACAACGGCATCGATGCTGGCGCGGTGTTCGACATAAAGCGGTTTCAGGCCCGTCCGCACCAATTCCTTGGCGGCCTTCACATCGCCCGCCTTGATCAGCGGCGTGAACTTGCTGTCGCGCAGATCAAAAAACTGAGTAGCCGGTTCCACCGACTTCACCACCAGCAGTTTTTTAACTAATTTTTCGTCTGCCGAGGTTCCCGTCAGCTCCTTTTTCCATACCTCGATGCGCTCGAAGTAGCCCGGGAAGACGCCGGGCGAGCCGTCCTTCAACTTGACGCCATAGTCGATCATGGCGTCGATCACCTTCATTTCGGCGGCATCAATTTTGCCGTCGGCCATTGCCGTTTCTGCCGTATCAACCAAGCGCAGAACCGTCAGGTAGGATTCGATGATATAGGCGGGCGGCGGCAGGATGTCGGCGATCAGGTCCTTTTGCTGAACCAGTTTTTTGTAATAGGAGCCGTTGATGACGAGCTCCTTTTCTTGCACGGTCAGCTCCGCTGCCGAGAGCGGCAAACCAGTGCCAAGCGTAAGCGAAAAAAAGGGCGACAGGGATGATGCCGGGGCTTAACCGGTTCAGTAGGGCAGTGATCATGGAGCGAATCGAGGGTTGCTGGATTGAGGGCTGAGCGAGTCGCGGGTGCGTCGAACCGTGCGAAGGAACGGGTGCGGACAGGCGCATGGCGGGTTTAGGTACGCTTCCCTTAACGGCACAATCGCGGCCTACTTTAGTTGTTTTTTCCGCAGACCGAACCGTAACAAGCGGCTCCTAGCTCCTAGCTCCCAGCTCCTAGCTCCTAGCTCCCAGCTCAATGCGGCCGCCCAGCCCGCCCGCCACACAGACCGACCGGAATGTCACTCACGCCGCCGAGAAATTGCACCGCCTTGGCGTAGCTGCGTCCCTCTAAAAAATGCACCAATTGCGGATGCAACGTCGACCGGCCTTGGGCCAACAGCTCGTCGAGCCGGACCAGCTCGGCGGCGATGACGCCTCCATTAGCAGCGGTTATCCCATCAAGGAGCGAAATTAGAGAGGCTTTGATCTGTGTTTCCATGTGAAGCATCACCCCAAATTAAGTTCGCTGCTCAGTCAGTTAGAAAAATTACAACTTGGGGTTCCAGGACGCTGCGTCGGGGATGGCTCTTGAGTTAAAAATTTAGGCGCGGCACGGTCACCCCCCTTTTCCTCCATTATCGCTATTCATAGCCGCAGACCCGTGTAAGTCCCCTCCGGCCATTAGGCCGCCTATTTCATGATCACCCAGCCCCAGTCCTCACCCGCCAACTCCGAAGTCATCGAGGCGGCCTATAACGCTTGGCTTACCAATCCCGACTCGGTCGATCCGACCTGGCGTGCGTTTTTCCAAGGCTTTTCACTCGGCAGCAAAGGCTCGGCCATGGCCAACGTCGCCGCCGCGGGGGTCAACGTACTCGACAGCAACAAACAGGCCCAGGTGCTGCGCTTGATCAACGCCTACCGCGCCCACGGCCACATGCAGGCGCACCTCGACCCGCTCAGCCCCCCGCCCGCGCCCTTCCCGCGCCTCAACTACCAGCACTTCGGGCTCACCGAAGCCGACCTCGAACAGTCGTTCTCCGTCGGCAATTTCCGCGGCGGCGGCCAGATGAAGCTGCGCCTGTTGATCAGTTCGCTGAACGAGATTTTCTGCGGCCACATCGGCGTGGAATACCTGCACATGCAGGACCTCGACGCCCGCGACTGGCTGCAACTGCGCATGGAGGAAGCCCACAACCGCCCCTCTTTCACCCGCAACCAAAAGATCCGCATCCTGCGCCGCCTACACAAGGCCGAGCTGTTTGAAAAGTTCCTCCACACCCGTTTCGTCGGCCAGAAGCGCTTCTCGCTAGAAGGCGGTGAAACCATGATTGCGGCCTTCGACGCCATGATCGAATACGCCCCCGAGCTCGGCGTGGAAGAGTTCGTCATGGGCATGGCCCACCGTGGTCGTCTCAGCGTACTCACCAACATCCTACGCAAGCCCTTCGAGGTGCTCTTCGAGCAATTTTCCGAAAACTACATCCCCAACACCGTCGGTGGTGACGGCGACGTGAAGTACCACCTTGGCTACGAGGCCGAGCTCACCACCGCCTCCGGCCACAAGGTCGAGGTTCGCCTCACCCCCAACCCCTCGCACTTGGAAATCGTTAACCCGGTGGTCGAGGGTCGGGCCCGCGCCCGCCAACGCATCCGTGGCGACGTCGACCGCCGCCGCGTCTGCCCGTTCCTCATTCACGGCGACGCCGCTTTCGCCGGCCAAGGCGTCATCCCCGAGACGCTCAACTTCTCGCAACTGCCCGGCTACCGCACCGGCGGCACCGTACACTTGGTGATTAACAACCAGATCGGTTTCACCACACAGCCGAGCGATTCCCGCTCCACGCGCTACTGCACCGACGTGGCCAAGATGATCGAGGCGCCCGTCTTCCACGTGAACGGCGACGACCCCGAGGCGGTCTGCTACGTCACCCGCCTCGCGCTCGAATTCCGCGTCAAATTCCAGCGCGACGTGGTGATCGACATGTATTGCTACCGCCGGCATGGCCACAACGAGGCCGACGAACCCGCCTTCACCCAGCCCACGCTCTACAAGAAGATCGCCGCTCACCCGCTGATCTCCGCGCCCTACTCCGCGCGCCTGATCCGCGAAGACACGCTCAACGAGGCCGGCGCCGAGGCCATCAAGGCCGAGTACACCGCCGCGATGGAAGCCTCCTTCGCCAAGGCCAAAGCCGCCGAAGCCGCCACCCAGGCCGCTGGTAAAACCAACAGCCCGTTCGCCGGCTCCAGCGCGATTTTCCAACCTGGCTACAACCACATCCACGTGGACACCCATGTATCCGCCGAAGCCCTCGCCAAGGTCGTGGCCGGCATCACCCATCTGCCCGCCAACTTCAAAGCCAACCCCAAGATCAAGCGATTCTTGGATACACGCGTTCAGGCCCACAAGGACGGCGGCCCGATCGACTGGGGCTTCGGCGAGGCCCTCGCCTTCGGCACCCTACTGCTCGAAGGCAGCCCCGTGCGCCTGTCCGGCCAGGACTGCGAGCGCGGTACCTTCAGCCACCGCCACGCCGTCATCTACGATTCCGAGACCCGCGAAAAATACACTCCGCTGCTCAACATCGACGCGAAGCAGGAGCGTTTCTGTGTTTACAACTCGCTGCTCTCCGAGGCCGCCGTGCTCGGCTTCGACTACGGTTACTCGCTCGATTACCCCCAGATGCTCTGCATTTGGGAGGCCCAATTCGGCGACTTTGCCAACGGTGCCCAAGTCGTAATCGACCAGTTCCTCGCCTCCTCCGAATCCAAGTGGCAGCGAATGAGCGGCATGGTGCTGCTGTTGCCCCACGGTTACGAAGGACAAGGCCCCGAGCACAGCTCGGCCCGCCTCGAACGCTTCCTCCAGCTCTGCGCCGAGGACAACATGCAGGTGGCCAACATCACGACCCCGGCCAACTATTTCCACGCCCTGCGCCGCCAGATGAAACGCGACTTCCGCAAGCCGCTCATCGTCATGTCGCCGAAGTCGCTGCTGCGCCTGCCTGCCGCCACCTCCAAACTGGCCGAATTCACCTCCGGCAGCTTCGAAGAGATCATCCTCGATCCGCAGCCGCCCAAGCAGGCCAAGCGCCTGATTCTCTGCTCGGGCAAAGTGTACTACGACCTCGACGCCTACCGCACCGCCAACAACGTCACCGACACCACGCTGGTGCGCATCGAGCAGATCTACCCGCTCCACAAAACCAAGCTCGCCGAAATCGCCAAGGAGCACGCTGCGTCCAAGCTCATCTGGTGCCAAGAGGAGTCGCAGAACAACGGCTCGTGGAGCTTCCTCGCCCCGCAGCTCGAGGAGCTCTTCGGCCGCAAGGCAACCTACGCCGGTCGCGACGCCTCGGCCTCCCCGGCCGTCGGCTCGCTCGCCGTCCACAAACAAGAACTCGCCGCCTTCCTCAAGGACGCCTTCACGCTCTGATCGTATCCTTAACGCAAAGACGCGAGGCCGCAAAGATCGCCCAGTTCCGATCCTTTGCGTGTTTCGCGGCCTTTGCGTTAAAACTCCCCTTTAAAAAAACCACCATGTCTCTCCACGAAGTCAAAATCCCGCCCCTCGGCGAATCCATCAGCTCCGGCATCCTCGCCAAGTGGCACGTCGCCGACGGCACCGTGGTCAAAAAAGACCAACCGCTTTTCGAGCTCGAAACCGACAAAATCACCTCCGAAGGCCTCGCCGACGTCGCTGGAAAAATCACCTTCAAGGTCCAGCCCGGCACCGAGGTCAAAATCG harbors:
- a CDS encoding 2-oxoglutarate dehydrogenase E1 component translates to MITQPQSSPANSEVIEAAYNAWLTNPDSVDPTWRAFFQGFSLGSKGSAMANVAAAGVNVLDSNKQAQVLRLINAYRAHGHMQAHLDPLSPPPAPFPRLNYQHFGLTEADLEQSFSVGNFRGGGQMKLRLLISSLNEIFCGHIGVEYLHMQDLDARDWLQLRMEEAHNRPSFTRNQKIRILRRLHKAELFEKFLHTRFVGQKRFSLEGGETMIAAFDAMIEYAPELGVEEFVMGMAHRGRLSVLTNILRKPFEVLFEQFSENYIPNTVGGDGDVKYHLGYEAELTTASGHKVEVRLTPNPSHLEIVNPVVEGRARARQRIRGDVDRRRVCPFLIHGDAAFAGQGVIPETLNFSQLPGYRTGGTVHLVINNQIGFTTQPSDSRSTRYCTDVAKMIEAPVFHVNGDDPEAVCYVTRLALEFRVKFQRDVVIDMYCYRRHGHNEADEPAFTQPTLYKKIAAHPLISAPYSARLIREDTLNEAGAEAIKAEYTAAMEASFAKAKAAEAATQAAGKTNSPFAGSSAIFQPGYNHIHVDTHVSAEALAKVVAGITHLPANFKANPKIKRFLDTRVQAHKDGGPIDWGFGEALAFGTLLLEGSPVRLSGQDCERGTFSHRHAVIYDSETREKYTPLLNIDAKQERFCVYNSLLSEAAVLGFDYGYSLDYPQMLCIWEAQFGDFANGAQVVIDQFLASSESKWQRMSGMVLLLPHGYEGQGPEHSSARLERFLQLCAEDNMQVANITTPANYFHALRRQMKRDFRKPLIVMSPKSLLRLPAATSKLAEFTSGSFEEIILDPQPPKQAKRLILCSGKVYYDLDAYRTANNVTDTTLVRIEQIYPLHKTKLAEIAKEHAASKLIWCQEESQNNGSWSFLAPQLEELFGRKATYAGRDASASPAVGSLAVHKQELAAFLKDAFTL